CGTCACCGGCGCGGGCCCGGTCGGGCTGCTGTGCATGCAGGCCGCGCTGGCCTTCGGCGCCACCGAGGTCGTGATCACGGACGTCAACCCCGCCCGGCTGCGGCTGGCCCGCGAGCTGGGGGCGAGCGCGACGCTCGACGTGCGGGAGAACCGCCTGGCCGAGGCGGGGTTCGATCCCGACGTGCTGCTGGAGTGCTCGGGTCATCCGGCCGCCATCGGCGAGGCCGTCCGCTCGGTCGCCAGGGCGGGGCGGGTGGTCCTCGTCGGCATGGGTGGCGACGAGATCCCGCTGCCGCTGGCCCACGTGCAGACGCGCGAGCTCGAGGTCACGGGCACCTTCCGCTACGCCAACACCTGGCCGCCGGCCATCGCGCTCGCCGCCGCCGGACGCGTCCAGCTGGACGCGCTGGTCACCGGCCACCACGGCCTGGCCGAGGTGGAGCAGGCGCTCGTGGCGGGCGGCCGCGATCCCGAGGTGGTCAAGGTCGTTGTCCGGCCACAGGAGTGATGGAGAGATCGATGGCTACAGTCATTTACGACGAGGCGACCCGCGTCTATCCCGGATCCGAGCGGCCCGCGGTGGACGCGCTCGACCTCGACATCAAGGACGGCGAGTTCCTCGTCCTCGTGGGGCCGTCGGGCTGCGGGAAGTCCACCTCCCTGCGCATGCTGGCCGGGCTCGAACGGGTCGACGCCGGCCGCATCAGCATCGGCGACCGCGACGTCACCCACCTGGCGCCGCGCGACAGGGACATCGCGATGGTGTTCCAGAACTACGCGCTGTACCCGCACATGTCGGTGGCCGACAACATGGGCTTCGCGCTGCGGGTGATGAAGGCGCCCAAGGAGGAGCGCGACCGCAGGGTTCGCGAGGCTGCCCGCCTCCTCGACCTGGAGGAGTTCCTCGACCGCAAGCCCAAGGAGCTCTCCGGCGGGCAGCGGCAGCGCGTGGCCATGGGCAGGGCGATCGTGCGCGAGCCGAAGGTGTTCCTCATGGACGAGCCGCTGTCCAACCTGGACGCCAAGCTGCGCGTGCAGACCCGCACCCAGGTCGCCGCGCTGCAGCGCAGGCTCGGGGTGACGACGGTCTACGTGACCCACGACCAGGTCGAGGCCATGACGATGGG
This window of the Nonomuraea africana genome carries:
- a CDS encoding NAD(P)-dependent alcohol dehydrogenase — protein: MRAAVLHGVGKIQLEERPRPEPGRREVLVRVASVGTCGSDVHYYEHGRIGDFVVESPLVLGHEPSGTVVATGDGATRHRPGQRVSLEPGVPDFTCPQCLAGRYNLCPRMRFFGTPPIDGAFCEYVVVREEFAYAVPDSLSDDAAALIEPLSVGVWACGKARVGPGTRVLVTGAGPVGLLCMQAALAFGATEVVITDVNPARLRLARELGASATLDVRENRLAEAGFDPDVLLECSGHPAAIGEAVRSVARAGRVVLVGMGGDEIPLPLAHVQTRELEVTGTFRYANTWPPAIALAAAGRVQLDALVTGHHGLAEVEQALVAGGRDPEVVKVVVRPQE
- a CDS encoding ABC transporter ATP-binding protein produces the protein MATVIYDEATRVYPGSERPAVDALDLDIKDGEFLVLVGPSGCGKSTSLRMLAGLERVDAGRISIGDRDVTHLAPRDRDIAMVFQNYALYPHMSVADNMGFALRVMKAPKEERDRRVREAARLLDLEEFLDRKPKELSGGQRQRVAMGRAIVREPKVFLMDEPLSNLDAKLRVQTRTQVAALQRRLGVTTVYVTHDQVEAMTMGDRVAVLKDGVLQQVDTPLRLYQHPANVFVAGFIGSPAMNLAEYRVEGEEAVLGEMRVRLSRETLKAIEEEGVDRVVLGFRPEAVDVVGDDDTDHPAFPVTVTVVEELGSDAFLYGQHADTNDPALLGQTVIARVDPNAPPAKGDRVRLRILHGKERLFSAVTGMRLPAAESSG